One region of Candidatus Omnitrophota bacterium genomic DNA includes:
- a CDS encoding phosphoenolpyruvate carboxykinase (GTP), which yields MKSSSFSEELKSKLDKANYQKLCAIANPKVHQFVFECAQLCNPKDIFVCSDSKEDISHVRKQAVSKGEEKPLAIPGHTYHFDGIKDQGRDRKATKYLVPKTDTLSKALNKIGREEGLKEVKELLKGSMQGRSMIVRFLSLGPTNSIFSIPCVQCTDSWYVAHSKDLLYRPAYEMFKQGVSQSELFCILHSVGKMNKHMVSVDLDKKRIYVDYTQDTIYSVNSQYAGNTIGLKKLALRLTIRKADREGWLAEHMLLVGVHGPKGRKTYLAGAFPSACGKTSTAMLPGETVVGDDIAYFRNIDGKARAVNAESGIFGIIQNINPTDDPVIYKTLSSPGEIIFSNILVNNARPYWLGMHCELPKEGVNFSGAWHEGKVDEEGNKIPAAHKNARYAVRLEVLENVDPELNNPNGVELAGIMYGGRDAKGYVPVQQSYNWEHGIIAYGASLETETTFATIGKEGVPEINLMSIQDFVSIPLGKYILNNLEFGKKLKVAPIVFGVNYFLRDEEGKFLNAVRDKHVWVKWMELRIHNEVGAIQCPTGWIPEYDDLRALFSQVLKKDYAKEDYIKQFTIRIPENIAKLDRVEKFYRDNVTDTPDLLFEVLGQQRERLLKARKQFGDYISPEKLKNN from the coding sequence ATGAAGTCGAGTAGTTTTAGTGAAGAATTAAAATCCAAGCTGGATAAGGCTAACTATCAGAAGTTGTGCGCGATAGCAAATCCTAAAGTTCATCAGTTTGTTTTTGAATGCGCCCAGCTTTGTAATCCGAAAGATATATTTGTCTGTAGCGACTCTAAAGAAGATATCTCTCATGTGCGTAAGCAGGCAGTTTCAAAGGGTGAGGAAAAGCCGTTGGCGATTCCAGGACACACTTATCACTTTGACGGCATCAAGGATCAGGGCCGGGATAGAAAAGCTACAAAGTATCTTGTGCCTAAAACTGATACCTTAAGCAAGGCCTTGAATAAGATTGGGCGAGAAGAGGGATTAAAAGAGGTAAAGGAACTACTTAAAGGCTCTATGCAGGGTCGCAGCATGATTGTGCGCTTCCTTTCATTAGGGCCAACCAATTCTATCTTTAGCATTCCTTGTGTGCAGTGTACGGATTCTTGGTACGTGGCTCACAGTAAGGATCTTCTTTATCGGCCAGCATATGAAATGTTTAAGCAAGGAGTAAGTCAGTCTGAACTTTTCTGTATTTTGCATTCAGTAGGCAAAATGAATAAGCATATGGTAAGTGTAGACTTAGATAAGAAGCGTATTTATGTCGATTACACGCAGGATACTATCTATAGCGTTAATAGTCAGTATGCCGGTAACACCATTGGTTTAAAGAAGCTTGCACTTCGTCTTACCATTCGCAAGGCTGATAGAGAGGGATGGCTTGCTGAGCATATGTTGTTAGTGGGAGTACATGGACCCAAGGGACGAAAAACCTATTTAGCAGGAGCTTTTCCCAGCGCCTGCGGAAAAACTTCTACAGCTATGCTTCCTGGAGAAACAGTAGTAGGCGATGATATTGCATACTTTCGCAATATCGATGGTAAGGCGAGGGCAGTGAATGCCGAATCGGGAATTTTTGGCATTATTCAGAATATCAACCCTACTGATGACCCTGTGATTTATAAAACCTTAAGCAGTCCGGGTGAAATTATATTTTCTAACATTTTGGTAAATAACGCTAGACCCTATTGGTTAGGAATGCATTGTGAGCTTCCTAAGGAAGGAGTGAATTTTTCAGGTGCCTGGCATGAAGGCAAGGTTGATGAAGAAGGCAATAAAATCCCCGCAGCTCATAAAAATGCCCGCTACGCTGTTAGGTTAGAGGTTCTCGAGAATGTTGATCCTGAGTTGAATAATCCAAATGGGGTAGAATTAGCTGGTATAATGTACGGTGGAAGAGATGCTAAAGGCTATGTGCCGGTGCAGCAGAGCTATAATTGGGAGCATGGTATTATCGCTTACGGCGCCTCGCTCGAGACTGAAACAACCTTTGCAACTATTGGTAAAGAAGGTGTGCCTGAAATAAACTTGATGAGCATCCAGGATTTTGTCTCTATTCCTTTAGGTAAGTATATACTTAATAACTTAGAGTTTGGGAAAAAGCTCAAAGTAGCACCCATTGTTTTCGGCGTTAACTACTTTCTTCGAGATGAAGAAGGTAAATTCTTAAATGCTGTTCGTGATAAGCATGTGTGGGTGAAGTGGATGGAACTGCGTATACATAATGAAGTTGGCGCGATACAATGTCCTACTGGTTGGATTCCTGAATATGATGATCTGCGGGCGCTTTTTTCCCAAGTCTTGAAAAAGGATTACGCAAAGGAAGATTATATCAAGCAATTTACTATTCGTATCCCTGAGAATATAGCTAAGCTTGATCGGGTAGAGAAGTTTTACAGAGATAATGTCACTGATACGCCAGATCTACTCTTTGAAGTGTTAGGACAGCAGCGCGAACGCCTACTTAAAGCACGTAAGCAGTTTGGGGATTATATTTCACCAGAGAAGTTAAAAAATAATTAG
- a CDS encoding carbohydrate porin, with protein MFKIVLQGLALVGLFFFSCNVTFAQSIQDEIVDLKARIINLESKLVEQEERIGEQVESQETLAKIKEAFDGLTIGAGATFVVQGTSKANGDSLSKNGQDTTDASYSIDLELEKEFEDYGKGYIHFETGGGAGVEDELKIFSNVNRDADNDENMRLTEVWYEHYLRSLPLTLTFGKIDATCFIDTNEYANDEGSQFLGRIFRNSPTVEFADNAAGIRLNIVPADFVDVELVLVDADSDWEDMFDNIFYAVQVNFKPNLFDRPGNYRILGWLNDREHAKWSDSAKTKEEACGFGLSFDQELTDNLGAFLRYGWQDPKQRLNGLDDDFSLEHSWSTGLQLSGSLWGRDEDMFAVAIGQAIPSDDYKKAGSLNAKDEGHLETYYSFKANDHLTLSPDIQVIWNPYGDDATNGDNTIVVGGLRTQVDF; from the coding sequence ATGTTTAAAATAGTGCTTCAAGGGTTGGCTTTGGTTGGTTTATTTTTCTTTTCCTGCAATGTTACTTTTGCACAAAGTATTCAAGATGAAATTGTAGATTTAAAGGCAAGAATTATAAACTTAGAAAGTAAATTGGTTGAACAAGAGGAAAGAATTGGCGAACAGGTAGAATCTCAGGAAACTTTGGCAAAAATTAAGGAGGCGTTCGATGGGCTTACGATTGGCGCAGGAGCTACCTTTGTTGTTCAGGGCACATCCAAGGCCAACGGGGATAGTTTATCCAAGAACGGGCAAGACACAACCGATGCCTCATATTCCATAGATTTGGAATTGGAGAAGGAATTTGAAGATTATGGTAAGGGATATATCCATTTTGAGACTGGCGGTGGCGCAGGTGTTGAGGATGAATTAAAGATATTCAGCAATGTTAACCGTGATGCAGATAACGATGAAAATATGAGATTAACTGAAGTATGGTATGAGCATTATCTAAGGAGTTTGCCTTTAACCTTGACCTTTGGAAAGATTGATGCAACTTGTTTTATTGATACCAATGAATATGCTAATGATGAAGGCTCTCAATTCTTAGGACGAATCTTCAGGAATTCACCTACTGTTGAATTCGCTGATAATGCTGCAGGTATTCGCCTTAACATTGTGCCAGCTGATTTTGTTGATGTAGAGTTAGTGCTAGTGGATGCAGATTCTGACTGGGAGGATATGTTTGATAATATCTTTTATGCTGTTCAGGTTAATTTTAAACCAAACCTATTTGACAGGCCTGGAAACTATCGTATTCTAGGGTGGCTCAATGACAGAGAACATGCTAAATGGTCTGATTCTGCAAAGACCAAAGAAGAGGCCTGTGGTTTTGGCTTAAGCTTTGATCAAGAGCTAACTGATAATCTGGGGGCTTTTCTAAGGTACGGCTGGCAAGATCCCAAACAGCGCCTAAATGGATTAGATGATGATTTTTCCTTAGAGCACTCTTGGAGTACAGGTTTACAACTAAGTGGGAGCCTATGGGGTAGAGACGAAGACATGTTTGCCGTAGCTATCGGTCAAGCCATCCCTTCGGATGATTACAAGAAGGCAGGTAGTCTGAATGCAAAAGATGAAGGACATCTTGAGACCTATTACAGCTTTAAGGCAAATGACCACCTAACTCTAAGCCCGGATATTCAGGTAATCTGGAATCCTTATGGTGATGACGCAACGAATGGAGATAATACCATTGTTGTTGGGGGATTAAGAACGCAAGTCGATTTTTAA
- a CDS encoding energy-coupling factor ABC transporter permease: MHIPDGFLAVNTWVPAWLISVGGIGYCLKKTALVLKDRMVPLMGVMAAFIFAAQMLNFPVMGGTSGHLLGGVLAVVLLGPYAGAIVIAVVLTAQCLIFQDGGLTALGANIFNMSFIGAIGGYFIYNIIRKIISDNKGIIIGAGIAAWVSVVLASSACAVELAISGTSPLRVALPAMLGVHVFIGIGEAIITCLVIGFVLKVRPDLIYRGGE; encoded by the coding sequence ATGCATATACCAGACGGATTTTTGGCGGTAAATACTTGGGTGCCTGCCTGGCTAATTTCAGTAGGAGGGATTGGTTATTGTCTAAAAAAGACAGCCTTAGTTTTAAAAGATAGAATGGTGCCTTTGATGGGAGTAATGGCTGCATTTATCTTTGCAGCTCAAATGCTTAATTTCCCTGTAATGGGAGGGACTTCAGGGCACTTGTTAGGTGGAGTCTTAGCAGTGGTTTTGCTTGGACCATATGCAGGGGCAATTGTAATTGCGGTAGTGTTAACTGCTCAATGCCTTATCTTCCAGGATGGCGGTTTAACGGCGTTAGGAGCAAATATCTTCAATATGTCTTTTATAGGAGCTATTGGGGGATATTTTATCTATAATATAATAAGGAAAATTATCAGTGATAACAAAGGGATTATTATTGGGGCAGGTATAGCAGCATGGGTTTCCGTAGTTCTTGCTTCAAGCGCATGTGCTGTTGAGTTGGCTATCTCAGGCACTTCACCATTGAGGGTTGCACTTCCTGCGATGCTAGGAGTACATGTTTTTATTGGAATTGGCGAAGCAATAATTACTTGTTTAGTTATCGGCTTTGTTTTAAAGGTAAGACCAGATTTGATATACAGGGGAGGGGAATAA
- the nikR gene encoding nickel-responsive transcriptional regulator NikR has translation MKKLVRFGIAMEEPLLLDFDKEIKRKGYTNRSEAIRDLIRQELIKQEWQGGKEIAGAITLIYDHHKRELINKLTDIQHDFQKLIISTQHIHLDHDNCLEIIAVKGSPREAQELADTLKSVKGVKHGTLSMSSAGKGI, from the coding sequence ATGAAAAAGTTAGTTAGATTTGGTATAGCAATGGAAGAACCTCTGCTGCTTGATTTTGATAAAGAAATTAAGCGCAAAGGCTACACTAACCGCTCTGAGGCTATCAGGGATCTAATTCGACAGGAATTAATAAAGCAGGAGTGGCAAGGTGGCAAAGAAATTGCTGGTGCGATCACTCTTATTTATGACCACCATAAAAGAGAGCTGATTAATAAGCTTACAGATATTCAGCATGATTTTCAAAAGCTAATCATTTCTACTCAACATATACATTTAGATCATGATAACTGTTTAGAGATAATTGCTGTAAAGGGAAGTCCTAGAGAAGCCCAAGAATTAGCTGATACCTTGAAATCAGTAAAAGGCGTAAAACATGGTACACTGAGTATGTCAAGTGCTGGCAAGGGGATTTAG
- a CDS encoding DUF2490 domain-containing protein encodes MNRGVGSIIGICGFLVLFAYKLCFAFDDGDFQYWNTESASWKINDDWKGQFEVEFRYGDDASNFYYQHSDLGFVYSGVVEWLDLGINYRQAFEEKSSIWRYENIPHFNATVKWKLLDFSLSNRARLEYKNREEADNYWRYRNKFTLKVPIKLTRLELEPYIADEIFYDFDKETLNRNRLYTGFNLKLFTNLKTDIFYLWQSSEKNDEWDDYHVLGTKLKFSF; translated from the coding sequence ATGAATAGAGGCGTAGGATCTATTATAGGAATTTGTGGCTTTTTAGTTTTATTTGCTTATAAATTATGCTTTGCTTTTGATGATGGTGATTTTCAATACTGGAACACAGAGAGCGCCTCTTGGAAAATCAATGATGATTGGAAAGGGCAATTTGAGGTAGAATTTCGTTATGGCGATGATGCAAGTAATTTTTATTACCAGCATTCAGATTTAGGATTTGTTTATTCAGGAGTGGTTGAATGGTTAGATTTGGGCATTAATTATAGGCAGGCATTTGAAGAAAAAAGCAGCATCTGGCGATATGAGAATATACCGCATTTTAATGCCACAGTTAAATGGAAATTGTTAGATTTTTCACTCAGCAATAGAGCAAGGTTAGAATATAAGAATAGAGAAGAAGCAGATAACTATTGGAGATATAGGAATAAATTCACGCTAAAAGTACCAATTAAACTAACAAGGCTTGAGCTTGAGCCCTATATAGCGGATGAAATATTTTATGACTTTGATAAAGAAACCCTAAACAGAAATAGGCTCTATACGGGTTTCAATCTTAAATTATTTACGAACCTAAAAACAGATATTTTTTATCTTTGGCAGAGTAGCGAAAAGAACGATGAGTGGGATGACTACCATGTATTGGGAACAAAATTGAAGTTCTCCTTTTAA
- a CDS encoding energy-coupling factor ABC transporter ATP-binding protein, whose translation MTKKVIEIKNLNYSYPDGTEALSDISLDVFTEEAVGIIGPNGAGKSTLLLHLNGILRGNSRIKIFGLEVNDRSLAKIRRKVGLVFQDPDNQLFMPTVFDDVAFGPINMALPKNEVELSVKEALREVDMLKVMQRPSHHLSFGEKKSVSIATVLSMKPEILVLDEPSSNLDPRHRRNLINFLKQLKLTKIIVTHDLDLVLQICSRLALLDKGKIVATGNTRDILRNKSLLESHGLEMPNSIL comes from the coding sequence ATGACTAAAAAGGTAATCGAGATTAAGAATTTGAATTACTCTTATCCTGATGGGACAGAGGCTTTATCTGATATAAGCCTAGATGTTTTTACAGAAGAGGCCGTTGGGATTATTGGGCCTAATGGTGCAGGCAAATCTACTCTCTTACTCCATTTAAATGGAATTTTAAGAGGAAATAGCCGTATCAAAATATTTGGCCTAGAGGTAAATGACAGGAGTCTGGCTAAAATTAGGAGAAAAGTAGGATTGGTTTTTCAGGATCCAGACAATCAGCTTTTTATGCCGACGGTTTTTGATGACGTTGCCTTTGGACCTATTAATATGGCATTGCCAAAAAATGAAGTGGAATTATCTGTGAAGGAGGCCTTAAGGGAAGTAGATATGCTTAAGGTTATGCAGCGTCCATCACACCACTTAAGTTTTGGCGAGAAGAAAAGCGTTTCTATTGCTACAGTATTATCAATGAAGCCAGAAATCCTTGTCTTAGATGAGCCAAGTAGTAATTTAGACCCAAGGCATAGGCGCAACTTGATAAATTTTCTTAAACAATTAAAGCTTACAAAAATTATTGTGACGCACGATTTAGATTTAGTATTACAAATCTGCTCAAGACTCGCGCTGCTTGATAAGGGAAAGATAGTTGCGACAGGCAATACCAGAGACATTCTTAGAAACAAATCTTTACTGGAAAGTCACGGCCTTGAGATGCCGAATTCAATTTTATAA
- a CDS encoding NifB/NifX family molybdenum-iron cluster-binding protein — protein sequence MKICIPIETKEGIKAKVNAHFGSAPYFLIYDTDKNTFEIINNSDNHHMHGMCHPLKALDKKGIDAVVCAGMGARAVSKLNEGGISVYRVRAETVEEIIKRYKEGRLEEITVENACIDHSCH from the coding sequence ATGAAGATTTGCATTCCTATAGAAACAAAAGAAGGTATTAAGGCAAAAGTTAATGCTCATTTTGGAAGTGCACCTTATTTTCTAATCTACGATACAGACAAAAATACCTTTGAGATCATTAATAATAGCGATAATCATCATATGCACGGGATGTGTCATCCCCTAAAGGCATTAGATAAAAAGGGTATTGATGCAGTAGTCTGCGCTGGAATGGGAGCAAGAGCCGTCTCAAAACTTAATGAGGGTGGTATTAGTGTTTATAGGGTACGCGCTGAAACAGTAGAGGAAATAATTAAGAGATATAAAGAAGGCAGACTAGAAGAAATTACTGTTGAGAATGCCTGCATTGACCACAGTTGTCATTAG
- a CDS encoding sulfide-dependent adenosine diphosphate thiazole synthase, protein MFQKVSEAKISRAILGEFSKWLDEYIISDAIVVGGGPSGLIAARDLARSGFKTLVIEANNYLGGGFWIGGYLMNTLTFRAPAQSILDELKVPYKQAEEGLFTADGPNACSKLISSACDAGVKILNMTKFDDVVYRNKRVEGVVINWTPVSALPRQITCVDPISLESKVVIDATGHDACVCRALEKRKLLKLEGFGPMDVNSSEDLVVENTNQIYPGLIVSGMAVSTAYGIPRMGPTFGGMLFSGKKAAEIAIQFLSSSTEKEFSQAKEEITV, encoded by the coding sequence ATGTTCCAAAAGGTTAGTGAGGCAAAAATAAGCAGGGCGATTTTAGGAGAGTTTAGCAAGTGGTTAGATGAGTACATTATTTCAGACGCGATAGTTGTTGGCGGTGGTCCCAGCGGACTTATAGCAGCTAGAGATTTAGCCAGAAGCGGATTTAAGACATTAGTTATTGAGGCCAATAACTATTTAGGTGGCGGTTTTTGGATTGGTGGGTATTTAATGAATACACTTACCTTCCGGGCGCCGGCTCAAAGTATTCTAGATGAGCTCAAGGTTCCATACAAGCAGGCAGAAGAAGGCTTATTTACTGCTGATGGACCAAATGCCTGCTCAAAACTTATATCCAGCGCTTGTGATGCAGGAGTCAAAATCTTAAATATGACTAAATTTGATGATGTGGTTTACCGTAATAAAAGAGTGGAGGGCGTAGTTATAAATTGGACACCCGTGTCAGCTCTGCCTAGACAAATTACATGTGTTGATCCTATTTCTTTAGAGTCTAAAGTCGTTATTGATGCCACTGGTCATGATGCGTGCGTTTGCCGCGCCCTAGAAAAGAGAAAACTTTTGAAATTAGAAGGATTTGGGCCTATGGATGTTAATTCTTCGGAAGATTTAGTTGTAGAAAATACAAATCAGATATATCCTGGCTTGATTGTGAGCGGCATGGCTGTTTCGACTGCTTATGGAATACCGCGTATGGGACCGACTTTTGGCGGTATGCTATTTTCAGGCAAAAAGGCTGCAGAGATAGCCATACAATTTCTCTCCAGTAGCACGGAAAAAGAATTTTCACAGGCGAAAGAAGAAATTACTGTTTAG
- a CDS encoding DUF134 domain-containing protein → MPRPFRCRRVRCRPDANYFKPRGIPADLLDEIDLTMDELEAIRLADLEGNYQEDAAKKMNVSRQTFGNIVISAHKKIADALVNSKALKIEGGVVKMMEKHFTCYDCENEWSLAYGSGRPNECPKCRSLNIHRAPQGRGRAGAGGFGGGRGRCWRGQR, encoded by the coding sequence ATGCCAAGACCATTTAGATGCCGCAGGGTTCGTTGCAGGCCAGATGCAAATTATTTTAAACCCAGAGGTATACCCGCTGATTTATTAGATGAAATTGATTTAACCATGGATGAACTTGAGGCAATAAGACTTGCCGATTTAGAAGGCAATTATCAGGAAGATGCTGCTAAAAAGATGAATGTCTCAAGGCAAACCTTCGGGAATATAGTTATTTCTGCACATAAAAAGATTGCAGATGCGTTAGTTAATAGCAAGGCATTAAAAATAGAAGGAGGTGTTGTTAAAATGATGGAAAAACATTTTACCTGTTATGATTGCGAGAATGAGTGGAGTCTAGCCTATGGCTCTGGCAGACCAAATGAATGCCCTAAGTGTAGGAGCCTAAATATCCATAGAGCGCCACAAGGCAGAGGTCGGGCAGGAGCAGGTGGTTTTGGTGGTGGAAGGGGTAGATGTTGGAGGGGCCAAAGATGA
- the cbiQ gene encoding cobalt ECF transporter T component CbiQ yields MKHGYIDKYSNVDSFIHKLDPRVKISCLVTFILFVIFTRPTSFIAFALYGVLIAALILLSKIPLRFILKRSLVIIPFVLMIAIFIPFFKKGEVAGGYSFGTLKLTVTYDGLMIFWNILIKAYLSILSMILLITSTKLSDLLKALEKLRLPAVFIMILSFMYRYIFVVQDELMKMRQAKEARSVGGSRWLHAKVLANMIGVLFIRTYERGEGVYLAMCSRGFDGQIKTIDDFQLKIKDFCFLLIIIGVLTGIRILVS; encoded by the coding sequence ATGAAGCACGGATATATTGATAAATACAGTAATGTAGATAGTTTTATACATAAACTCGACCCAAGGGTTAAGATTAGCTGTCTGGTTACGTTTATCTTATTTGTAATTTTTACAAGGCCGACGTCGTTTATTGCTTTTGCCTTATATGGAGTACTTATTGCTGCTTTGATTTTACTATCAAAAATTCCACTCAGGTTTATTCTGAAAAGGTCACTGGTAATAATACCATTTGTTCTAATGATCGCTATTTTTATTCCCTTCTTTAAAAAAGGTGAAGTTGCTGGCGGGTATTCTTTTGGCACTTTAAAGTTGACTGTGACTTATGACGGCTTGATGATTTTTTGGAATATTCTGATTAAGGCATATTTGAGTATTCTATCTATGATACTTCTTATAACTAGTACAAAGTTATCAGATCTTTTAAAGGCTCTTGAGAAATTGAGACTTCCCGCGGTTTTTATTATGATTCTTTCCTTTATGTATCGCTATATTTTTGTAGTTCAGGATGAATTAATGAAAATGAGACAGGCAAAAGAAGCGCGTTCTGTGGGCGGCTCAAGATGGCTTCACGCTAAGGTTCTTGCCAACATGATCGGTGTATTATTTATAAGGACCTATGAGAGAGGAGAGGGTGTATATCTTGCTATGTGTTCAAGAGGATTTGATGGTCAGATAAAGACAATAGATGACTTTCAACTAAAGATAAAAGATTTTTGTTTTTTATTGATTATAATTGGCGTATTAACCGGGATTAGAATTTTAGTAAGCTAA
- a CDS encoding PDGLE domain-containing protein: MDKKEILFGLMMAIFFAVALSPFASSWPDGLEKVAEDKGFLEKGEVEPVFSSPIPDYVWPHLKSEKLATSTAGIAGTLLVFGIGYGLAALIKCREI; encoded by the coding sequence ATGGATAAGAAAGAGATCCTTTTTGGTTTAATGATGGCTATTTTTTTTGCAGTGGCACTTTCTCCATTTGCTTCATCCTGGCCAGATGGATTGGAAAAAGTCGCTGAAGATAAAGGATTTTTAGAAAAGGGAGAAGTTGAACCAGTTTTTTCATCTCCTATTCCTGATTATGTCTGGCCGCACCTTAAAAGTGAAAAGTTAGCTACTTCGACCGCTGGCATAGCAGGAACCTTATTGGTTTTTGGTATAGGGTATGGTTTAGCAGCTTTAATTAAGTGCCGTGAAATTTAA
- a CDS encoding 1-acyl-sn-glycerol-3-phosphate acyltransferase — translation MKALLSITIWVITAIITILLFFVVFFAVVISLPFDKKRKFAHAQCFWWADAVIGLNPYWNIRVSGLENIDPRKTYVVVANHQSLADIVVLYKTHMQFKWVAKESLFKVPFVGWNLSLIKHIKLSRGKFGSIKKVYREAARWLQKDMSVLFFPEGTRSQTDEMNKFQNGAFKLAIKEHKPILPICISGTREAITKGSWIFKTKVSAELKVLPAVNTEDFKPADFAHLRDIVQEKIGPSLI, via the coding sequence ATGAAGGCCTTGCTATCAATAACAATATGGGTAATTACTGCTATAATAACAATTCTTCTTTTTTTTGTAGTGTTCTTTGCAGTAGTTATATCTCTACCTTTTGATAAAAAAAGGAAATTTGCTCATGCGCAGTGTTTCTGGTGGGCGGATGCCGTAATAGGCTTGAATCCGTATTGGAATATTCGCGTAAGCGGTTTGGAAAATATTGATCCACGCAAAACATATGTAGTAGTTGCTAATCACCAAAGCCTGGCCGACATTGTAGTGTTATATAAGACCCATATGCAATTCAAGTGGGTGGCGAAAGAAAGCCTCTTTAAAGTACCGTTTGTGGGATGGAACCTTTCCCTTATAAAGCACATCAAGCTTTCCAGGGGGAAGTTCGGGAGCATTAAGAAGGTTTATAGAGAAGCTGCCCGTTGGCTTCAGAAAGACATGTCAGTATTGTTTTTTCCAGAAGGTACCCGTAGTCAAACAGATGAGATGAACAAGTTCCAGAACGGGGCTTTTAAGCTTGCTATAAAAGAACATAAACCTATTCTCCCCATCTGTATAAGCGGCACCAGAGAAGCCATCACTAAAGGAAGCTGGATTTTCAAAACAAAGGTATCCGCTGAGTTAAAGGTGCTTCCTGCAGTTAATACAGAAGATTTCAAACCCGCCGATTTCGCCCATCTTAGAGATATCGTACAAGAGAAAATTGGACCAAGTCTAATTTAA
- a CDS encoding DUF2292 domain-containing protein: protein MNQKKDIENNIMKEIVKAIHEINYGEVVIAIHNSEIVQIEKKEKKRFN, encoded by the coding sequence ATGAATCAAAAGAAAGATATAGAGAATAACATAATGAAAGAAATTGTAAAAGCTATCCATGAAATAAACTATGGTGAGGTGGTGATCGCGATACATAATTCAGAAATTGTCCAGATTGAAAAAAAAGAGAAAAAACGTTTTAATTAA